One window from the genome of Anopheles merus strain MAF chromosome 3R, AmerM5.1, whole genome shotgun sequence encodes:
- the LOC121596099 gene encoding RIP-like protein, with translation MELINPGPSTHQTTVADKLRSKDAARRFKYGSPKLVDMMREKCRIRIKEARNDQFLKKRNILLAEKSFLASIVREELSELEHDIALQELIYKELMEDAEQWLFYEQAENYLIDTYDTDAVFCPICEHSVLQLDSAAKLLNCSCGIRLRYAGTMEGFNKLVSETIAQHAAARCASNLQFFTEPIVDVDFVQLNAFCLGCDYYRELTS, from the exons ATGGAGCTCATTAATCCTGGTCCATCGACTCACCAGACTACTGTGGCCGATAAGCTACGCTCGAAGGATGCGGCCAGACGGTTCAAGTACGGTTCGCCGAAGCTGGTCGATATGATGCGTGAG AAGTGTCGCATCCGCATCAAGGAAGCCCGCAACGATCAGTTTCTCAAGAAGCGTAACATCCTGCTGGCGGAGAAATCTTTTCTAGCATCGATTGTACGCGAGGAGCTGTCGGAGCTCGAGCACGACATTGCACTGCAGGAGCTGATCTACAAGGAGCTGATGGAGGACGCGGAACAGTGGCTCTTTTACGAGCAGGCAGAAAACTATCTCATCGACACGTACGACACGGACGCTGTGTTCTGTCCGATCTGCGAGCATAGCGTGCTGCAGCTCGATAGCGCCGCGAAGCTGCTCAACTGTTCCTGCGGTATACGACTGCGGTACGCTGGGACGATGGAGGGTTTCAATAAGCTGGTGTCGGAAACTATCGCTCAGCACGCGGCGGCGCGTTGTGCGAGTAATTTACAGTTTTTCACCGAACCCATCGTGGATGTAGATTTTGTGCAGCTGAACGCTTTCTGTCTCGGCTGTGACTATTACCGTGAGCTAACGAGCTAA